From Butyricimonas paravirosa, one genomic window encodes:
- a CDS encoding DUF1573 domain-containing protein has product MKIFIYVILLFIPTLSFAQRAKIAFEKTTFNMGLVQENGGKVTHEFKFTNKGKAPLLIKFIETTCGCTTPKWNRKPIPPGDSSVVTVTFNPKDRPGVFSKKIIVYTNATPPNIVLRLEGEVITKSVDIPTTYPIVVGNLRFTTDTIHLKQAETKHQIINLINTGKKNISILSIFKPDYLEVDCTPLTLGKEMMGNLIIRYLPKHADKIKPDDYVLIKTDQGTTHKFMISNK; this is encoded by the coding sequence ATGAAGATATTTATATATGTAATATTACTTTTCATCCCCACGCTATCATTCGCCCAGCGGGCCAAGATCGCGTTCGAAAAGACCACGTTCAACATGGGACTCGTGCAGGAAAACGGGGGAAAAGTAACTCACGAATTTAAATTTACAAACAAAGGGAAAGCACCCCTGTTGATAAAATTTATCGAAACCACGTGTGGTTGCACTACTCCCAAATGGAACAGGAAACCCATTCCTCCCGGAGACAGTAGCGTGGTCACCGTCACGTTCAACCCGAAAGACCGCCCCGGCGTGTTCTCGAAAAAGATTATCGTGTACACGAACGCCACTCCCCCGAACATCGTATTGCGTTTAGAAGGAGAAGTCATCACGAAATCGGTTGACATCCCGACAACCTACCCCATCGTGGTGGGTAACTTACGTTTCACCACGGACACGATCCACTTAAAACAGGCAGAGACGAAACACCAGATCATAAACCTGATCAACACGGGCAAAAAGAACATATCGATCCTGTCGATTTTCAAACCCGACTACCTGGAAGTGGACTGTACCCCCCTCACGTTGGGCAAGGAAATGATGGGTAATCTCATCATCCGGTATCTCCCGAAACACGCGGACAAGATCAAGCCGGATGATTACGTCCTCATCAAAACAGATCAGGGAACGACACACAAGTTTATGATCTCGAACAAGTAA
- the rpsO gene encoding 30S ribosomal protein S15, producing MYLTSEKKEELFSQYGKSNKDTGSVESQVALFSYRIAHLTEHLKKNHKDFATQRSLIKLVGKRRALLDYMKKRDIDRYRAIVKALNLRK from the coding sequence ATGTATTTGACATCAGAAAAGAAAGAAGAACTTTTTTCACAGTACGGGAAGTCTAATAAAGATACCGGCTCTGTTGAGTCACAAGTAGCTTTATTTTCCTACCGTATCGCTCATTTGACTGAGCATTTAAAGAAAAACCACAAAGATTTCGCTACTCAAAGATCTTTGATTAAATTGGTTGGAAAACGTAGAGCGTTGCTTGATTACATGAAGAAGAGAGATATCGATAGATATCGTGCTATCGTTAAAGCATTGAATTTACGTAAATAA
- the pnp gene encoding polyribonucleotide nucleotidyltransferase: MNIIEKSITLKDGRVITLETGKLAKQADGAVMLKMGNTMLLATVCSAQEAGPDVDFMPLSVDYKEKFSAVGRFPGGFTRREGRASDYEILVSRLIDRALRPLFPDDYHAETFVQVTLYSADEESMPDCLAGLAASAAIAVSDIPFHGPISEVRVARVNGEFMINPTKSELATADLDIMVAATYENIMMVEGEMNEVSEKEMLDAIKFAHEAIKDHCLVQMELAKAVNKEKRAYCHEVNDEELRKDIWAKCYDKAYAVARQCNADKHLREKLFTEVKEGYLESLPEEERDAKKNMVARYYHDVEKEAVRRMILDEGLRLDGRTTEQIRPIWCEAGPLPGPHGSSIFTRGETQSLSTVTLGTKLDEKIIDEATEQGKEKFLLHYNFPPFSTGEAKASRGVGRREVGHGNLAHRALKRMLPDNYPYTVRVVSDILESNGSSSMATVCAGTLALMDAGIPIKKPVTGIAMGLITDNEKYAVLSDILGDEDHLGDMDFKVTGTVDGITATQMDIKVDGLPYEILEKALDQARRGRLHIMNIIKETLPEPRPDLKPHAPRMVTLTVDKDQIGAIIGPGGKIIQDIQEKSGAVIVIEEVGNQGIVDIAATNAESIEIAVARIKAIACKPEVGEIYEGVVKTITAFGAFVEFLPGKDGLLHVSEIDHKRVEKVEDVLKEGDRVRVKLIDIDPKTGKFKLSRKVLLPKPEGMEQNDRQNRSERQDRGERQDRGPRQDRGDRPHRDRGPRPERKENQE; encoded by the coding sequence ATGAACATTATTGAAAAAAGCATTACCCTGAAAGATGGTCGGGTAATAACATTGGAAACCGGAAAGTTAGCCAAGCAAGCGGACGGTGCTGTCATGCTGAAAATGGGCAACACGATGTTGTTGGCTACGGTTTGTTCCGCGCAAGAGGCCGGTCCGGACGTGGACTTCATGCCTTTGTCGGTAGATTATAAAGAAAAATTTTCAGCGGTAGGACGTTTCCCCGGTGGTTTCACCCGTAGAGAGGGAAGGGCTTCCGATTACGAGATTTTGGTATCCCGTCTGATTGACCGGGCTCTGAGACCTTTGTTCCCGGATGATTACCATGCAGAAACTTTCGTGCAGGTAACGTTGTACTCGGCAGATGAAGAGTCTATGCCGGATTGTTTGGCCGGATTGGCTGCCTCTGCAGCTATTGCCGTGAGTGATATTCCTTTCCACGGTCCTATTTCCGAGGTACGTGTAGCTCGTGTGAATGGGGAGTTTATGATTAACCCTACCAAGAGCGAGTTGGCAACTGCCGATTTGGATATTATGGTTGCTGCAACCTACGAGAATATCATGATGGTTGAGGGCGAGATGAACGAGGTTTCCGAGAAAGAAATGCTCGACGCTATTAAATTTGCTCATGAAGCTATTAAAGATCATTGTTTGGTTCAAATGGAATTGGCAAAAGCCGTGAATAAAGAAAAACGGGCTTATTGTCATGAAGTGAATGATGAAGAGTTGCGTAAAGACATCTGGGCTAAATGCTACGATAAAGCGTATGCTGTTGCCCGTCAATGTAATGCCGACAAGCATTTACGCGAAAAGTTATTTACCGAAGTGAAAGAAGGATACTTGGAATCACTTCCGGAAGAAGAGAGAGACGCGAAGAAGAATATGGTTGCCCGTTATTATCATGACGTGGAGAAAGAGGCTGTCCGGAGAATGATTTTGGATGAGGGGTTACGTCTGGATGGACGTACGACCGAACAAATTCGTCCGATCTGGTGTGAGGCCGGACCTCTTCCGGGACCTCATGGTTCTTCTATCTTTACCCGCGGTGAAACGCAATCATTGTCCACGGTAACTTTAGGAACCAAGCTGGATGAAAAGATTATAGATGAGGCTACTGAACAAGGAAAAGAAAAATTCTTGTTGCACTATAACTTCCCGCCGTTCTCAACGGGAGAGGCAAAAGCCAGTCGTGGTGTAGGTCGTCGTGAAGTGGGACACGGTAATTTGGCTCATCGTGCGTTGAAACGTATGTTGCCGGATAACTATCCTTACACGGTACGTGTTGTTTCTGATATTTTGGAATCTAACGGTTCATCTTCCATGGCAACGGTATGCGCCGGAACTTTGGCATTGATGGATGCCGGTATTCCGATCAAGAAACCGGTAACGGGTATCGCTATGGGATTGATCACCGATAACGAGAAATATGCCGTGTTATCTGACATCTTGGGTGACGAGGATCACTTGGGAGATATGGACTTCAAGGTAACCGGAACGGTAGACGGTATCACCGCCACCCAGATGGATATTAAAGTAGACGGTCTTCCTTACGAGATTCTGGAGAAAGCTCTGGATCAAGCCCGGAGAGGTCGTTTACACATCATGAATATTATTAAGGAAACCTTACCTGAACCTCGTCCTGACTTGAAACCGCACGCACCGCGTATGGTTACGCTTACGGTGGATAAGGATCAGATCGGAGCGATCATTGGCCCCGGAGGAAAGATTATTCAGGATATTCAGGAGAAATCCGGAGCGGTTATCGTTATTGAAGAAGTGGGTAATCAGGGTATCGTGGATATTGCTGCCACCAATGCAGAATCTATCGAGATTGCCGTTGCCCGCATCAAGGCTATTGCTTGCAAACCTGAAGTCGGAGAGATTTACGAGGGAGTTGTAAAGACAATCACCGCTTTCGGTGCTTTCGTGGAGTTCTTGCCGGGTAAAGACGGTTTGTTGCACGTGTCCGAGATCGATCATAAACGTGTAGAGAAAGTGGAGGATGTATTGAAAGAGGGAGATCGGGTACGTGTGAAATTGATCGATATTGATCCGAAAACCGGAAAATTCAAACTTTCCCGTAAGGTGTTGTTGCCTAAACCGGAAGGTATGGAGCAAAATGATCGTCAAAATCGCAGTGAACGCCAAGATAGAGGCGAACGTCAAGATCGCGGACCGAGACAAGATCGGGGAGATCGTCCCCATCGCGACAGAGGTCCTAGACCGGAAAGAAAAGAAAATCAAGAATAA
- a CDS encoding RNA polymerase sigma factor encodes MKVSEDIDVQMLNEFKQGRLEMLYRRLYPALLLYAVRYAGEQNSFLAEDCVQNAVFNAWKRRLQFESVESLKSFLYISIKNEIVSLHRKAKASERYLSQLEEDVFFQNSVIDQETQLLLYYAIRSLPERERQIFELSFIEGLKITDIAEQLNVSESTVKKTKAKALDILREKLPRELFLFFFVLKN; translated from the coding sequence ATGAAAGTGTCAGAAGATATTGATGTTCAGATGTTGAACGAGTTCAAGCAAGGGCGTTTGGAGATGTTGTACAGGCGTCTGTATCCAGCACTATTGTTGTATGCCGTGCGGTATGCGGGAGAACAAAATAGTTTTCTGGCCGAGGATTGCGTGCAGAATGCGGTGTTCAACGCTTGGAAAAGACGGCTGCAATTTGAGTCGGTGGAGTCATTGAAATCTTTCCTTTATATTTCTATCAAGAATGAAATTGTTAGCCTTCACCGGAAGGCGAAAGCGAGTGAGCGTTATTTGTCACAACTGGAAGAGGACGTGTTTTTTCAGAATAGCGTGATTGACCAGGAGACTCAATTATTACTATATTATGCTATCCGGAGTTTACCGGAAAGGGAGCGACAAATTTTTGAATTGAGTTTTATTGAAGGGTTGAAAATTACGGATATTGCTGAACAATTGAACGTGTCGGAGAGTACGGTGAAGAAGACGAAGGCCAAAGCGTTGGATATTTTACGGGAAAAGTTGCCGAGAGAGTTATTTTTATTCTTTTTTGTTTTGAAAAACTGA
- a CDS encoding FecR family protein, with translation MEKLEEQVFKISRLIFKEVTGTISDEEQRYLEWWRGRNPDNERLYRELKDGQRVMGEVKQLEGVEVIRPLEGMHLRIREEERRLRQRRWQWGVAAAAVVAVFVGCFYLFPVDDRQESMPLAKTEQPIKAGGVRAVLRLEDGRVVDLETLAEGVKVGGMDAVKIDERRLSYAGQGKVEGEKRKKLVYNEVEVPRGGEFDLILADGTTVWLNAGSKLRYPVEFVGKERRVFLEGEAYFSVTKDADMPFRVEILQQTVEVLGTEFNVSGYMDEAAIYTTLVTGKVKVATDSGENMVLAPGEQSMLDCRDGHLDKREVDVEKVIAWKKGMFILEEQTLEQIMQKFARWYDMEVVYRDDELKNIIFKGVVPRYTELREVLNILEKTNEVKFDIEERTVIVFK, from the coding sequence ATGGAAAAATTAGAAGAACAGGTCTTTAAAATTTCACGGTTGATCTTCAAGGAGGTGACGGGGACGATTTCGGATGAAGAGCAACGCTATCTGGAATGGTGGCGGGGAAGGAATCCGGATAACGAGCGGTTGTATCGTGAGTTGAAGGATGGGCAGCGAGTGATGGGTGAGGTGAAACAGTTGGAGGGAGTGGAGGTGATACGTCCATTGGAAGGAATGCACCTGCGTATTCGTGAGGAAGAACGACGGTTGAGACAGAGAAGATGGCAATGGGGAGTGGCTGCTGCAGCTGTTGTGGCCGTGTTCGTGGGGTGTTTTTATTTGTTCCCGGTAGATGATAGACAGGAGTCCATGCCTTTGGCAAAGACGGAACAACCCATTAAAGCCGGGGGGGTACGTGCTGTTTTGAGATTGGAAGATGGACGGGTGGTCGATTTGGAGACTTTGGCAGAAGGAGTGAAAGTGGGAGGTATGGATGCCGTGAAGATTGATGAGCGGCGATTATCGTACGCGGGACAAGGAAAGGTTGAGGGGGAGAAAAGAAAGAAATTAGTGTATAATGAGGTGGAAGTACCGAGGGGAGGAGAGTTCGATTTGATCTTGGCGGACGGGACTACCGTGTGGTTGAATGCAGGGAGTAAGTTGCGTTATCCGGTGGAGTTCGTGGGAAAAGAACGACGGGTGTTCTTGGAGGGTGAGGCCTATTTTTCAGTGACTAAAGATGCGGATATGCCGTTTCGGGTGGAGATATTGCAACAGACGGTAGAGGTGTTGGGAACCGAATTTAACGTGTCCGGGTATATGGATGAGGCGGCGATTTACACGACCTTGGTGACCGGAAAAGTAAAGGTGGCAACTGATAGCGGGGAAAATATGGTACTTGCACCTGGGGAACAGAGTATGTTGGATTGTCGGGACGGGCATCTTGACAAACGGGAAGTGGATGTAGAGAAAGTGATTGCTTGGAAAAAGGGAATGTTTATTCTTGAGGAGCAAACTTTGGAGCAGATCATGCAGAAATTTGCAAGGTGGTATGATATGGAGGTTGTGTACCGGGATGATGAGTTGAAAAACATTATCTTTAAAGGGGTCGTGCCGCGATATACAGAGTTGAGAGAAGTGCTGAATATTTTGGAAAAAACAAATGAGGTGAAATTTGATATAGAAGAAAGGACGGTGATCGTTTTCAAATAA
- a CDS encoding SusC/RagA family TonB-linked outer membrane protein produces the protein MKKNRRTGNPYWIRLPQKLIAMGLRVFLLVCVINTVSAAGFSQGKKLDVDFTNSTIGAVLDYLKEKAGYDFVYRKGVVRVDDVVTLKLKDATVEKILDAVLRENGYNYEVVDKVVVVTRAKAVPVVPTVEVVKGQVKDASGKPLPGVTVMLKGTSVGTATNIDGKYEIKVPAKEGVVIVFSFVGMKSQEMKFSGQKVLNVVLLEDVEQMEEVIVTGYSTRKVSEMTGAVQQFRGKNIAQSATGGSLMNALKGHTTGLQITGSSGVPGSDGDLLLRGTGTLYSSNSLSTTSSFPLIVIDGVITDYTSINGVVSPSDIADITVLKDAASTAIYGSRAATGVIVVTTKKGAKDRMTVALDMKLGISTPNFGKLEYMNSQELLDYGKMALRNWWNTNESLRAKYANQETFIQDTLGTLYNNFDVTKTTNWRDLVYRNGLSKDVAMSIRGGGDKIQYYFSYNYYDEEGTQIGYDLTRHLFKLRLDFDVMKYLSFGVNLSGTFEKNITANSDDDSMESYHPWVTPYNEDGTLKYNIKSWKNYTMDPTPLSNPLQDNKYNNVTDLKNNLFGSFSATLKPFKWLSFSSTNTLTLTNVNTNDYLDSRTYSGNHSRNEMSNGVLKVDDERSWTFLTSNILRLQHSFGEHNLSGLVGQEWYERHTRSSHIEMYDQMIAGERNVGGFSKQGDKTNPAVIPTGAERESGSFSVFSEVNYNYAGKYMASVSFRTDGSTNFGKDNRYGTFYSFSGSWLVSREAFMARQDVVSNLKLRMSYGTSGKEAGMDYLNYTLYSTSNTTFDYYRDHPAYQSAYGATINQLGNDQLSWETAYNLNIGVDVALLNNRISLSADWYKRRNSDLIMSTTLPAANGVGRQYQNVGEMENRGVELVLNTHTVKGEEFNWFTTLTFSYNNNELTKLDQEKLTRSGYKTFYEGDNIDELKKVKVTGVDPETGFAQYARVEEDGSTNIVGSLSEAVLGNGELSYVNIGLSRAPYWGGFTNTFTYKNWELYLHTTYSLDYKVYNSVLAEYTSGTSWTSSNLHKVPSGLKIWEKTGDKADIPMVNADPAFVQELNSETSFCYTDASHLRISNIRLTYNFPQQWMKKICVQSAALSFSCDNVYTFASKYFAGMDPENVGGWAAPRRFIFGLNVTF, from the coding sequence ATGAAAAAAAATCGACGAACGGGCAATCCCTATTGGATAAGATTGCCGCAAAAATTGATTGCTATGGGTTTAAGGGTATTTTTACTCGTTTGCGTGATAAATACGGTCAGCGCGGCGGGTTTCTCGCAAGGGAAGAAATTGGATGTGGATTTCACGAACAGCACGATTGGGGCCGTGTTGGATTACCTGAAAGAGAAGGCTGGGTATGATTTTGTTTACCGGAAAGGTGTTGTTCGGGTAGATGATGTGGTGACGTTAAAATTAAAGGATGCGACGGTTGAAAAAATTCTGGATGCCGTGTTGCGGGAGAATGGGTACAACTACGAGGTGGTGGATAAGGTAGTTGTGGTTACACGTGCAAAAGCGGTTCCTGTTGTACCTACCGTGGAAGTGGTGAAAGGGCAGGTAAAGGATGCAAGCGGTAAGCCTTTACCGGGTGTGACGGTGATGTTAAAAGGTACGTCAGTGGGTACAGCCACGAATATTGACGGGAAATATGAGATCAAAGTACCGGCAAAAGAAGGCGTGGTGATCGTGTTCTCCTTCGTGGGGATGAAATCGCAAGAGATGAAGTTTTCAGGCCAGAAAGTACTTAATGTGGTTCTTTTGGAGGACGTGGAACAGATGGAAGAGGTGATCGTTACGGGGTATTCGACTCGAAAGGTGAGCGAGATGACCGGTGCGGTACAACAATTCCGGGGAAAGAATATCGCTCAATCGGCCACGGGTGGTAGTTTGATGAACGCTTTAAAAGGACACACGACTGGATTGCAGATTACGGGTAGTAGCGGTGTTCCGGGAAGTGACGGAGATTTGCTGTTACGCGGTACAGGAACGTTATATAGTTCCAATTCTTTATCCACGACGTCTTCTTTCCCATTGATCGTGATAGATGGTGTGATCACCGATTACACGAGTATTAACGGGGTGGTATCTCCATCGGATATTGCAGATATTACGGTGTTGAAAGATGCTGCTTCTACCGCTATTTACGGTTCCCGGGCCGCAACGGGAGTGATCGTGGTGACAACGAAAAAAGGTGCAAAAGATCGTATGACAGTAGCACTGGATATGAAATTAGGTATCAGTACTCCGAATTTTGGAAAATTGGAGTATATGAATTCACAGGAGTTGCTGGATTATGGAAAGATGGCATTACGTAATTGGTGGAATACGAATGAGAGTTTACGTGCAAAATATGCCAATCAGGAAACTTTCATACAGGATACATTGGGAACGTTATATAATAATTTTGACGTAACGAAAACGACTAATTGGAGAGATCTGGTTTATCGTAACGGTTTAAGTAAGGATGTGGCAATGAGTATCCGCGGTGGTGGAGATAAGATCCAGTATTATTTTTCATATAACTATTATGATGAGGAGGGTACACAGATTGGATATGATCTGACACGCCATTTGTTCAAGTTACGGTTGGATTTTGATGTGATGAAATATTTATCGTTTGGGGTGAATCTGAGCGGAACGTTTGAGAAAAATATTACAGCCAATTCCGATGATGATTCCATGGAAAGTTACCATCCTTGGGTGACTCCCTATAATGAGGATGGAACGTTGAAGTACAACATCAAATCTTGGAAGAATTACACGATGGACCCGACTCCGTTGAGTAATCCGTTGCAAGATAATAAATATAATAACGTGACGGATTTGAAGAATAATCTGTTCGGTTCGTTCTCTGCAACATTGAAGCCTTTCAAATGGTTGTCTTTTTCTTCGACAAATACATTGACTTTGACGAATGTCAATACAAATGATTATTTGGATAGTCGTACTTATAGTGGTAATCATAGCCGTAATGAGATGAGTAACGGTGTTTTGAAGGTGGATGATGAACGGAGCTGGACTTTTTTGACATCAAATATTTTACGATTACAACATAGTTTCGGTGAGCATAACCTGAGTGGTTTGGTAGGTCAGGAATGGTATGAACGTCACACTCGTTCGTCACATATTGAAATGTATGACCAGATGATTGCCGGAGAACGTAACGTAGGTGGTTTTTCGAAACAAGGGGATAAAACGAATCCGGCTGTGATTCCGACAGGTGCAGAGCGGGAGTCCGGTAGTTTCTCTGTATTCTCGGAGGTAAACTATAATTATGCAGGTAAATACATGGCTTCGGTTTCTTTCCGTACAGACGGTTCAACGAATTTCGGTAAGGACAATCGTTATGGAACGTTCTATTCCTTTAGTGGATCATGGCTTGTTTCTCGGGAAGCTTTTATGGCACGTCAGGACGTGGTGTCTAACCTGAAATTGAGAATGAGTTATGGTACGTCAGGTAAAGAGGCGGGAATGGATTATCTGAACTACACGCTTTATAGTACAAGTAACACGACGTTTGACTATTACCGGGATCATCCGGCTTATCAATCGGCTTACGGGGCAACCATTAACCAGTTGGGGAATGATCAGTTGTCATGGGAAACAGCATATAATCTGAATATTGGGGTGGATGTGGCGTTATTGAATAACCGTATTTCATTGTCTGCGGATTGGTATAAACGGCGGAATAGCGATTTGATTATGAGTACGACTCTGCCGGCTGCAAATGGCGTGGGAAGACAGTACCAGAATGTGGGAGAGATGGAGAACCGGGGAGTGGAATTGGTGTTGAACACGCACACGGTGAAAGGGGAAGAATTTAACTGGTTTACGACATTGACGTTCAGTTATAATAATAATGAGTTGACTAAATTGGATCAGGAAAAATTGACTCGTAGCGGTTACAAAACCTTCTATGAAGGGGATAATATTGACGAGTTGAAGAAAGTGAAAGTTACGGGAGTTGACCCGGAGACCGGTTTTGCTCAATATGCTCGGGTGGAAGAAGACGGTAGTACGAATATCGTGGGTTCTCTGTCGGAAGCCGTACTTGGTAACGGGGAGCTGAGTTACGTGAATATCGGTTTGTCGCGTGCGCCTTATTGGGGTGGTTTTACAAACACGTTTACCTATAAGAATTGGGAGTTGTACTTGCATACCACGTATAGTTTGGATTACAAAGTGTATAATAGTGTGCTGGCTGAATATACGTCAGGAACGTCATGGACTTCGTCAAATCTCCATAAAGTGCCTTCCGGATTGAAAATATGGGAAAAAACGGGCGATAAAGCTGATATTCCGATGGTAAATGCCGATCCGGCTTTCGTGCAAGAGCTGAATAGCGAGACTTCTTTCTGTTACACGGATGCCAGTCATCTGAGAATATCGAACATCCGGCTGACGTATAATTTCCCGCAACAATGGATGAAAAAAATCTGTGTACAGTCTGCGGCCTTGAGCTTTAGTTGTGACAATGTCTATACGTTTGCTTCTAAATACTTTGCTGGAATGGATCCGGAGAATGTGGGCGGTTGGGCAGCACCAAGACGTTTTATATTTGGTTTGAATGTTACATTTTAA
- a CDS encoding RagB/SusD family nutrient uptake outer membrane protein, translating into MKKRYLLIGALFLFACNGRLDEMRPHNMAEADSYLGSFNNIVNATSGLYGQFLMQAGGYSEAHHYHGSYHVLGEFRGNNVIFAEAFPAQSGFMTSPDYLRAPDAHFFLNSDQKSQSYAWALWAKSQQLILGASRNIIAIDKLYGETVNPDEKRDLIRLKGENAFLRGLMIFNATNVFGRPFWDNPDVNLGIPLDVEATAEMLPRNTVRECFEQAVADFRLAASCLPDERSDRTFANKVASFGMLSRVYLYMGGLPESPDEEYNRLAVAYADSTFSLVNDVVEVLRGEELKDLYDNPKTNKEILFAFFTGNFPSGVGNAVHNYYSWSGYESEASTSVYCCEISHDYEKIMDKENDLRWQYFTEPSIRHAGRFSTTKYNGGADNAFADYYSFICPSVFIRAGEVVLNRAEAYAKLGEDTKALRDLNEIRDRAGLEELSGLSGDNLFEEIFTERRRELAFEALTYYDYVRNGVTMKREEVSVSYSNYTGAQYNEIDPKTSRRTVCLIPAEELQLNDKLVQNDY; encoded by the coding sequence ATGAAAAAGAGATATTTACTTATCGGAGCTCTATTCTTGTTTGCTTGTAACGGACGGCTTGATGAAATGCGTCCGCATAATATGGCAGAGGCGGATAGTTATCTGGGTAGTTTCAATAATATAGTGAATGCCACTTCGGGGTTGTACGGACAATTTTTGATGCAGGCCGGAGGGTATTCAGAGGCACACCATTATCACGGTAGTTATCATGTGTTGGGTGAATTTCGGGGAAATAATGTCATCTTCGCGGAGGCTTTCCCGGCCCAGAGTGGTTTTATGACTTCTCCTGATTATTTGCGGGCTCCGGATGCCCATTTCTTCTTGAATAGTGATCAGAAGTCCCAGTCATATGCTTGGGCGTTGTGGGCGAAAAGTCAGCAATTGATACTGGGAGCATCTCGTAATATAATTGCTATTGATAAGTTATACGGGGAAACGGTGAACCCGGATGAGAAGCGTGATTTGATTCGTTTGAAAGGGGAAAATGCTTTCTTACGCGGGTTGATGATTTTCAATGCCACGAATGTATTCGGACGTCCTTTCTGGGATAATCCGGATGTGAATCTGGGTATTCCGTTGGATGTAGAGGCTACTGCGGAAATGTTACCTCGTAATACCGTACGGGAGTGTTTCGAACAGGCCGTTGCAGATTTCAGATTAGCGGCATCTTGTTTGCCGGATGAACGTTCGGATCGTACGTTTGCTAATAAAGTGGCATCATTTGGTATGTTGTCGCGCGTGTATTTGTATATGGGCGGATTACCGGAGAGTCCCGATGAAGAATATAATCGTTTGGCGGTAGCTTATGCAGATTCAACGTTTAGTTTGGTAAATGACGTGGTAGAGGTTTTGCGAGGGGAGGAATTGAAAGACTTGTATGATAATCCGAAAACGAACAAGGAAATTTTATTCGCTTTCTTCACGGGTAATTTCCCTAGTGGAGTGGGTAATGCGGTTCATAATTATTATTCTTGGAGCGGTTACGAGTCTGAGGCTAGTACTAGTGTGTATTGTTGTGAGATTTCGCATGATTACGAGAAAATCATGGATAAGGAAAACGACTTGCGGTGGCAGTATTTTACGGAACCTTCCATACGACATGCGGGACGTTTCAGTACAACGAAATACAATGGAGGTGCGGATAATGCCTTTGCTGATTACTACTCTTTCATTTGTCCTTCCGTGTTTATCCGTGCCGGAGAGGTGGTCTTGAACAGGGCAGAGGCTTACGCTAAACTGGGAGAGGATACAAAGGCCTTACGGGATTTGAATGAGATTCGTGACCGGGCAGGTTTGGAGGAACTATCGGGATTAAGCGGAGATAACCTGTTTGAAGAAATATTCACGGAACGTCGTCGGGAACTGGCTTTTGAGGCTCTGACGTACTATGATTATGTACGTAATGGCGTGACGATGAAACGGGAGGAAGTGTCCGTGTCTTATAGTAACTACACGGGAGCGCAATATAATGAGATAGATCCTAAAACATCCCGTCGGACGGTATGTTTGATTCCTGCCGAGGAGTTGCAATTGAATGATAAGTTAGTACAGAATGATTATTAA